A single genomic interval of Pyrus communis chromosome 7, drPyrComm1.1, whole genome shotgun sequence harbors:
- the LOC137739700 gene encoding oxygen-dependent coproporphyrinogen-III oxidase, chloroplastic-like: protein MPPPAALSASSSFTLLSPPPSPKPKLPPFSPRKRSFAITPRRHPLHSAPSSAVRCAVIEKETPEAHRPDTFLRENSSSSSVRARFEKMIRDAQDTVCAAIEAADGGATFKEDVWSRPGGGGGISRVLQDGAVWEKAGVNVSVVYGVMPPEAYRAAKGAAAADHKPGPVPFFAAGVSSVLHPKNPFAPTLHFNYRYFETDAPQDAPGAPRQWWFGGGTDLTPAYIFEEDVKHFHSVQKSACDKFDPAFYPRFKKWCDDYFYIKHRGERRGLGGIFFDDLNDYDQEMLLSFATECANSVVPAYLPIIKKRKDLPFTHQQKEWQQLRRGRYVEFNLVYDRGTTFGLKTGGRIESILVSLPLTARWEYDHKPEEGSEEWKLLDACINPKEWI, encoded by the exons ATGCCACCGCCGGCGGCGCTCTCAGCTTCCTCCTCCTTCACTCTCCTCTCCCCACCTCCCTCCCCAAAACCAAAGCTCCCGCCTTTCTCCCCCAGAAAACGCTCCTTCGCCATCACCCCACGTCGCCACCCCCTCCACTCGGCTCCCTCCTCCGCCGTCCGATGCGCCGTCATCGAAAAAGAAACCCCCGAGGCCCACCGCCCCGATACCTTCCTCCGCGAGAACTCCTCCTCGTCCTCCGTCCGCGCCCGCTTTGAGAAAATGATAAGAGATGCCCAGGACACTGTCTGCGCCGCCATTGAGGCCGCGGACGGTGGCGCCACATTTAAAGAGGACGTGTGGTCGAGACCCGGTGGTGGCGGAGGCATCAGCAGGGTCCTCCAGGACGGCGCCGTTTGGGAGAAGGCTGGTGTCAATGTCTCTGTTGTGTACGGTGTTATGCCTCCCGAGGCTTACCGAGCTGCCAAGGGCGCCGCCGCAGCTGATCATAAGCCTGGCCCGGTTCCCTTCTTCGCTGCCGGAGTTAGCTCG GTTTTGCATCCGAAGAACCCATTTGCGCCTACTTTGCATTTCAATTATCGGTATTTCGAAACCGATGCTCCCCAAG ATGCTCCTGGTGCACCAAGGCAGTGGTGGTTTGGGGGTGGTACTGACTTGACACCTGCTTATATTTTTGAGGAGGATGTTAAGCACTTTCATTCA GTTCAGAAAAGTGCTTGCGACAAATTTGATCCTGCCTTCTATCCTCGGTTCAAGAAATGGTGTGATGATTATTTCTATATCAAG CATCGAGGTGAGAGGCGAGGACTTGGAGGAATATTTTTTGATGATCTAAATGACTACGATCAGGAGATGCTTCTTTCTTTTGCCACTG AATGTGCAAATTCTGTGGTCCCTGCTTACCTGCCGAttataaagaaaagaaaggaccTACCATTTACACATCAGCAGAAGGAATGGCAGCAATTGCGAAGAGGGCGCTATGTCGAGTTCAATTTG GTTTATGATCGTGGAACTACTTTTGGACTAAAGACGGGAGGTCGAATTGAGAGTATTCTCGTCTCTCTTCCGCTGACTGCTCGATGGGAATATGACCAT AAACCAGAAGAGGGAAGCGAAGAATGGAAACTGTTAGATGCTTGCATCAACCCAAAGGAATGGATTTAA
- the LOC137740045 gene encoding jasmonate-induced oxygenase 1, with protein MEAAAAEPIRVQSLAQAGLTQVPPQYIQPPQHRPNQPSSSTNVPIIDLFGPDPTRRDSVRASIGQACRDWGAFHVTNHGVPAALLDAIKRAGLTFFNDSSVEDKLNYACDPSSSASEGYGSRMLEKDDTVLDWRDYFDHHTLPLARRDPTRWPDFPADYRRVVSEYSDRIASLARELLGLVSESLGLETRRMEEAVGEFWQNITISYYPPCPQPELTLGLQSHSDFGAITLLVQDEVGGLEVLKDGDWVPVKPLGGDAIVVLLADQTEIITNGKYRSAVHRALTNSHQPRLSVATFHDPAKTVKVSPASELISESTPALYREVVYGDYVSSWYTKGPEGKRNIDALLLEP; from the exons ATGGAAGCAGCGGCGGCGGAGCCCATCAGGGTTCAAAGCCTGGCCCAAGCCGGTCTGACCCAAGTTCCGCCCCAATACATTCAACCTCCCCAGCACCGACCGAACCAACCATCATCCTCAACCAACGTTCCCATCATCGACCTATTCGGACCCGACCCGACCCGCCGCGACTCGGTTCGGGCCTCAATCGGACAAGCCTGCAGAGACTGGGGCGCCTTCCACGTTACCAATCACGGCGTACCCGCCGCCTTACTCGATGCCATTAAGCGCGCCGGCCTCACCTTCTTCAACGATAGCTCAGTCGAAGACAAGCTGAACTACGCGTGCGATCCGAGCTCGTCAGCGTCGGAGGGGTACGGCAGCCGGATGTTGGAGAAGGACGACACCGTTTTGGACTGGAGAGATTACTTCGACCACCATACTCTCCCCCTCGCGCGCCGGGACCCTACTCGCTGGCCCGATTTTCCCGCCGACTACCGACGGGTGGTATCCGAGTACAGCGATCGAATAGCTTCGCTGGCGCGGGAGCTGCTGGGACTGGTGTCGGAAAGCCTGGGGCTTGAAACGCGGCGTATGGAGGAGGCGGTGGGGGAGTTTTGGCAGAACATTACGATTAGCTACTACCCGCCGTGTCCTCAGCCGGAGCTGACTTTGGGCCTGCAGTCCCATTCGGATTTTGGGGCGATCACGCTGCTGGTCCAGGACGAGGTGGGCGGGCTTGAGGTGCTTAAGGACGGCGATTGGGTGCCGGTGAAGCCTTTGGGCGGCGACGCCATTGTTGTGCTTTTAGCTGACCAAACTGAG ATAATAACGAACGGGAAGTACAGAAGTGCCGTGCATAGGGCTCTAACCAATTCCCATCAGCCACGACTCTCAGTGGCTACATTTCACGATCCGGCCAAGACAGTGAAAGTATCCCCTGCTTCGGAGCTCATCAGCGAGTCGACTCCTGCCCTTTACCGTGAAGTTGTGTATGGAGATTATGTGTCGTCGTGGTACACAAAAGGCCCCGAAGGAAAACGAAATATTGATGCCCTCCTGCTCGAACCTTGA
- the LOC137740050 gene encoding uncharacterized protein, whose protein sequence is MKPYRNGEIWDFEHQMPVAAGAGDVILGVDGGTTSTVCICMPILPFSDPLPDPVPVLARAVAGCTNHNSVGEAAARETLEQVMAEALAKSGSTRSAVRAVCLAVSGVNHPTDQQRILDWMRDIFPSHVKLYVQNDAVAALACGTLGKLHGCVLIAGTGTIAYGFTEDGREARAAGAGPTLGDWGSGYGIAAQALTAVVRANDGRGPDTKLTSSILEELGLSSPDELIGWTYADPSWARIAALVPVVVSCAEAGDEVANNILFDSVQELGLSVKAVVQRLGLCGPEGKDSFPLVMVGGVLEANKRWDIGIEVIKCISKDYPGAVPIRPKVEPAVGAALLAWNFYMNDL, encoded by the exons ATGAAGCCCTACAGGAATGGCGAAATCTGGGACTTTGAGCACCAAATGCCAGTGGCCGCCGGCGCCGGAGATGTTATATTGGGTGTGGACGGCGGAACCACCTCCACCGTCTGCATTTGCATGCCCATTTTGCCCTTCTCTGACCCCCTCCCCGACCCGGTTCCCGTCCTCGCTCGAGCTGTTGCTGGCTGCACCAACCACAACAGCGTTGGCG AGGCGGCTGCGAGGGAAACGTTGGAGCAGGTGATGGCGGAAGCGCTGGCCAAGTCGGGTTCGACCCGGTCGGCGGTTCGGGCTGTTTGTTTGGCGGTTTCCGGCGTCAACCACCCCACTGATCAGCAGAGAATATTGGATTGGATGAG GGATATATTTCCCAGCCATGTGAAGTTGTATGTTCAGAATGATGCTGTGGCTGCTCTAGCTTGTGGGACTCTGGGAAAGCTTCATGGGTGTGTTCTAATTGCCGGCACAGGGACCATTGCCTACGGGTTCACAGAAGACGGTAGAGAAGCTCGGGCAGCTGGTGCAGGTCCTACCTTAGGTGATTGGGGAAG TGGATACGGTATAGCTGCTCAGGCATTAACCGCAGTGGTAAGGGCCAATGATGGTCGTGGTCCAGATACAAAGCTTACATCTAGTATTTTAGAGGAGCTTGGTCTTTCTTCTCCGGATGAACTCATTGG GTGGACATATGCAGATCCATCCTGGGCTCGCATTGCAGCGCTTGTTCCAGTTGTTGTATCTTGTGCAGAGGCTGGTGATGAAGTTGCAAATAATATCTTGTTTGATTCAGTCCAGGAGTTGGGGCTCAGTGTGAAAGCTGTTGTTCAAAGACTTGGCTTGTGTGGTCCAG AGGGGAAAGATTCTTTTCCGCTCGTCATGGTTGGTGGTGTTCTTGAAGCAAATAAAAGGTGGGATATAGGTATTGAAGTCATCAAATGCATCTCCAAGGACTACCCAGGGGCAGTTCCAATTAGGCCAAAG GTGGAGCCTGCGGTTGGAGCAGCATTGCTAGCATGGAATTTCTACATGAATGATCTCTGA
- the LOC137740484 gene encoding non-specific lipid-transfer protein A-like encodes MKGVVAVAVAVAVGLAMLVLVEPGHATVTCQQAVSSLTPCLPYLTSGAETPSAACCSGVSGLKQLTQTTEDRRTACQCLKDAASQNQGIREDAAAGLPAACQVQINVPISRSVDCNQIE; translated from the exons ATGAAGGGCGTTGTTGCAGTGGCAGTGGCAGTGGCAGTGGGGTTGGCCATGTTGGTCTTGGTTGAACCGGGGCATGCCACGGTCACTTGCCAACAAGCAGTGTCATCTCTGACTCCTTGCCTTCCATATCTCACCAGCGGCGCTGAAACCCCGTCTGCGGCATGTTGCAGTGGGGTTTCGGGTCTGAAACAGCTCACTCAAACCACCGAAGATAGGCGTACAGCCTGCCAATGCCTTAAGGACGCGGCAAGTCAGAACCAAGGCATTAGGGAAGACGCTGCTGCTGGTCTCCCTGCGGCGTGTCAAGTTCAAATCAACGTTCCCATTTCTAGGAGCGTTGACTGCAACCa AATTGAGTAA
- the LOC137738941 gene encoding auxin response factor 6-like isoform X1, protein MRLLSSSSSPGFNHQPQEEEKKCLNSELWHACAGPLVSLPLLGSRVVYFPQGHSEQVAASTHKEVDAHIPNYPSLPPQLICQLHNVTMHADVEMDEVYAQMTLQPLSPQEQKDVYLLPAELGAASKQPTNYFCKTLTASDTSTHGGFSVPRRAAEKVFPPLDYSQQPPAQELIARDLHDNEWKFRHIFRGQPKRHLLTTGWSVFVSAKRLVAGDSVLFIWNEKNQLLLGIRRANRPQTVMPSSVLSSDSMHIGLLAAAAHAAATNSRFTIFYNPRASPSEFVIPLAKYVKAVYHTRVSVGMRFRMLFETEESSVRRYMGTITGISDLDSVRWPNSHWRSVKVGWDESTAGDRQPRVSLWEIEPLTTFPMYPSPFPLRLKRPWPSGVPSFHGLKDGDMGINSPLMWLQGGLGDQAMQSLNFQGFGVSPWMQPRLDAAMAGLQPDLYQAMAAAALQEMRAVDSSKGSSQSFLPFQQSSSVSNGAAAVLQRQVLPQSQNAYLQNFQENQAPAQAQVLQQQLQRYHPYSDQRQQQQQQQQQQQQQQQQQQQHQQQQQQQQQQQQQQQQQQQQQQQQQQHQQQQQQQQHQQQQQHQQQQQHQQQQQLNQQQQQHQLQQSHHLHELSVQQQIPNAMSALPNFASITQSQSASIQSISSQSQQQSFPDPVGIPIPSSDVPPIHSILGSLSQDGASHLLNLSGSNSAISSSLLSKQITGEPQLSSGAAQCVLPQVEQSGTPQSSFSELTALPPFPGREYSAFQGGTDPQSNLLFGVNIDSSSLMLHNGIPNLRNIGNGNDSLSLPFGASYTSGTGNDFPLNSDMTTSSCVDESGFLQSSENVDQVNPTRTFVKVHKSGSFGRSLDISKFSSYDELRSELSRMFGLEGQLEDRQRSGWQLVFVDRENDVLLLGDDPWQEFVNNVWYIKILSPMEVQQMGKEGLNRVASIPNNKLSNGSNTCDDYASRQKLRNSSNGFASLGSLDY, encoded by the exons ATGAGGCTTTTGTCTTCGTCCTCGTCTCCGGGTTTTAATCATCAGCCTCAGGAAG AGGAGAAGAAATGTTTGAATTCTGAGCTATGGCATGCGTGTGCCGGGCCTCTGGTGTCTCTGCCTCTTCTTGGAAGTCGTGTAGTCTACTTTCCACAGGGCCACAGCGAGCAG GTTGCTGCATCAACCCACAAGGAAGTGGATGCCCATATTCCCAATTACCCCAGCTTGCCTCCGCAACTAATTTGTCAGCTGCACAATGTGACAATGCAC GCAGATGTAGAGATGGATGAAGTATATGCTCAAATGACCCTACAACCATTAAGTCCG CAAGAGCAAAAAGATGTATACCTACTGCCTGCAGAGTTGGGTGCTGCCAGCAAACAGCCAACCAACTATTTTTGTAAAACTTTGACTGCAAGTGATACTAGCACACATGGAGGATTCTCTGTTCCCCGCCGTGCAGCTGAAAAAGTTTTTCCCCCTCTT GATTATTCGCAGCAGCCCCCTGCTCAGGAACTAATTGCAAGGGATCTTCATGATAATGAATGGAAATTCAGACACATATTTCGAG GCCAGCCCAAGAGGCATCTTCTCACGACAGGATGGAGTGTGTTCGTTAGTGCTAAACGACTTGTTGCTGGTGATTCGGTCCTCTTTATCTG GAATGAAAAGAATCAGTTGCTCTTAGGTATTCGGCGAGCAAATCGTCCACAGACTGTCATGCCCTCATCAGTTTTGTCAAGTGACAGCATGCACATTGGTCTTCTTGCTGCTGCAGCTCATGCAGCTGCAACAAATAGCCGCTTTACTATATTTTATAATCCGAG GGCAAGTCCATCTGAATTTGTGATACCCCTGGCCAAATATGTTAAAGCTGTCTATCACACTCGGGTTTCTGTGGGCATGCGATTTAGGATGCTGTTTGAGACAGAAGAGTCTAGTGTCCGTCG ATACATGGGTACAATAACTGGCATCAGTGACTTAGATTCTGTTCGCTGGCCAAATTCTCACTGGCGCTCTGTGAAG GTTGGCTGGGATGAATCCACTGCTGGGGATAGGCAGCCAAGAGTATCATTGTGGGAGATTGAACCACTAACAACATTCCCAATGTATCCATCCCCATTCCCCCTCAGACTAAAGCGACCATGGCCATCGGGTGTTCCCTCTTTCCACG GTCTCAAAGATGGTGATATGGGAATTAATTCTCCACTGATGTGGCTTCAAGGAGGGCTCGGAGACCAGGCGATGCAATCTTTGAACTTCCAGGGATTTGGAGTTTCTCCTTGGATGCAACCAAGGCTTGATGCGGCTATGGCAGGTCTACAACCCGATCTATACCAAGCAATGGCAGCCGCTGCACTTCAAGAAATGAGGGCAGTTGATTCTTCAAAAGGCTCTTCACAGTCTTTTCTGCCCTTCCAGCAATCTTCAAGTGTTTCTAATGGAGCTGCTGCTGTGCTTCAAAGACAGGTCTTGCCTCAGTCTCAAAATGCTTATCTTCAGAACTTTCAAGAAAACCAAGCTCCTGCTCAGGCTCAGGTTTTGCAACAGCAGTTGCAGCGTTATCATCCCTATAGTGATCAGaggcaacagcagcagcagcagcagcagcaacagcagcagcagcagcagcagcagcaacagcatcagcaacagcagcagcagcagcaacagcagcagcagcagcagcagcaacagcagcagcagcagcagcagcagcaacagcatcagcaacagcagcagcagcaacagcatcagcagcaacaacagcatcagcagcagcaacagcatcagcaacaacagcagctgaatcagcagcagcagcaacatcaGCTTCAACAATCCCATCATCTGCACGAATTGTCTGTTCAGCAGCAGATCCCGAATGCTATGTCTGCTCTACCTAATTTTGCCTCAATCACTCAATCCCAGTCTGCATCTATACAGTCCATCTCTTCACAATCTCAGCAGCAGAGCTTTCCTGACCCTGTTGGAATTCCTATACCTTCATCTGATGTCCCCCCTATACATAGTATATTAGGTTCGCTATCACAGGATGGAGCATCCCACTTACTTAACTTAAGTGGATCCAACTCAgcaatttcttcttccttgttatCCAAGCAGATCACTGGTGAACCACAGCTATCATCTGGAGCTGCTCAATGTGTACTTCCCCAAGTGGAACAGTCGGGAACACCACAGTCAAGTTTTTCTGAACTCACTGCCTTGCCTCCATTTCCTGGTAGAGAATATTCTGCATTCCAAGGTGGTACTGATCCCCAAAGCAATCTTTTGTTTGGGGTGAACATTGATTCATCATCTCTCATGCTGCATAATGGGATTCCAAACCTGAGAAATATTGGCAATGGAAATGATTCGTTGTCCCTGCcctttggtgcttcatataccAGTGGCACAGGCAATGACTTTCCACTTAATTCCGATATGACTACATCAAGTTGTGTAGATGAATCAGGATTCTTGCAGTCTTCAGAAAATGTGGACCAAGTAAATCCAACTCGAACCTTTGTGAAG GTTCACAAGTCAGGGTCCTTTGGGAGGTCACTGGATATTTCTAAATTCAGCAGCTATGATGAATTACGCAGTGAGCTCTCACGTATGTTTGGCCTTGAAGGTCAACTGGAGGACCGTCAGAGATCAGGCTGGCAGCTTGTATTTGTTGACAGGGAGAATGATGTTCTTCTCCTTGGTGACGACCCTTGGCA gGAATTTGTGAACAATGTGTGGTATATCAAGATACTCTCGCCTATGGAAGTGCAACAAATGGGAAAGGAAGGCCTCAACCGTGTGGCTTCTATCCCAAACAATAAGCTTTCCAATGGTAGCAACACCTGCGATGACTATGCAAGTCGACAGAAATTGAGAAACTCAAGCAATGGGTTTGCATCTTTGGGATCACTCGACTACTAA
- the LOC137738941 gene encoding auxin response factor 6-like isoform X2, whose amino-acid sequence MRLLSSSSSPGFNHQPQEEEKKCLNSELWHACAGPLVSLPLLGSRVVYFPQGHSEQVAASTHKEVDAHIPNYPSLPPQLICQLHNVTMHADVEMDEVYAQMTLQPLSPQEQKDVYLLPAELGAASKQPTNYFCKTLTASDTSTHGGFSVPRRAAEKVFPPLDYSQQPPAQELIARDLHDNEWKFRHIFRGQPKRHLLTTGWSVFVSAKRLVAGDSVLFIWNEKNQLLLGIRRANRPQTVMPSSVLSSDSMHIGLLAAAAHAAATNSRFTIFYNPRASPSEFVIPLAKYVKAVYHTRVSVGMRFRMLFETEESSVRRYMGTITGISDLDSVRWPNSHWRSVKVGWDESTAGDRQPRVSLWEIEPLTTFPMYPSPFPLRLKRPWPSGLKDGDMGINSPLMWLQGGLGDQAMQSLNFQGFGVSPWMQPRLDAAMAGLQPDLYQAMAAAALQEMRAVDSSKGSSQSFLPFQQSSSVSNGAAAVLQRQVLPQSQNAYLQNFQENQAPAQAQVLQQQLQRYHPYSDQRQQQQQQQQQQQQQQQQQQQHQQQQQQQQQQQQQQQQQQQQQQQQQQHQQQQQQQQHQQQQQHQQQQQHQQQQQLNQQQQQHQLQQSHHLHELSVQQQIPNAMSALPNFASITQSQSASIQSISSQSQQQSFPDPVGIPIPSSDVPPIHSILGSLSQDGASHLLNLSGSNSAISSSLLSKQITGEPQLSSGAAQCVLPQVEQSGTPQSSFSELTALPPFPGREYSAFQGGTDPQSNLLFGVNIDSSSLMLHNGIPNLRNIGNGNDSLSLPFGASYTSGTGNDFPLNSDMTTSSCVDESGFLQSSENVDQVNPTRTFVKVHKSGSFGRSLDISKFSSYDELRSELSRMFGLEGQLEDRQRSGWQLVFVDRENDVLLLGDDPWQEFVNNVWYIKILSPMEVQQMGKEGLNRVASIPNNKLSNGSNTCDDYASRQKLRNSSNGFASLGSLDY is encoded by the exons ATGAGGCTTTTGTCTTCGTCCTCGTCTCCGGGTTTTAATCATCAGCCTCAGGAAG AGGAGAAGAAATGTTTGAATTCTGAGCTATGGCATGCGTGTGCCGGGCCTCTGGTGTCTCTGCCTCTTCTTGGAAGTCGTGTAGTCTACTTTCCACAGGGCCACAGCGAGCAG GTTGCTGCATCAACCCACAAGGAAGTGGATGCCCATATTCCCAATTACCCCAGCTTGCCTCCGCAACTAATTTGTCAGCTGCACAATGTGACAATGCAC GCAGATGTAGAGATGGATGAAGTATATGCTCAAATGACCCTACAACCATTAAGTCCG CAAGAGCAAAAAGATGTATACCTACTGCCTGCAGAGTTGGGTGCTGCCAGCAAACAGCCAACCAACTATTTTTGTAAAACTTTGACTGCAAGTGATACTAGCACACATGGAGGATTCTCTGTTCCCCGCCGTGCAGCTGAAAAAGTTTTTCCCCCTCTT GATTATTCGCAGCAGCCCCCTGCTCAGGAACTAATTGCAAGGGATCTTCATGATAATGAATGGAAATTCAGACACATATTTCGAG GCCAGCCCAAGAGGCATCTTCTCACGACAGGATGGAGTGTGTTCGTTAGTGCTAAACGACTTGTTGCTGGTGATTCGGTCCTCTTTATCTG GAATGAAAAGAATCAGTTGCTCTTAGGTATTCGGCGAGCAAATCGTCCACAGACTGTCATGCCCTCATCAGTTTTGTCAAGTGACAGCATGCACATTGGTCTTCTTGCTGCTGCAGCTCATGCAGCTGCAACAAATAGCCGCTTTACTATATTTTATAATCCGAG GGCAAGTCCATCTGAATTTGTGATACCCCTGGCCAAATATGTTAAAGCTGTCTATCACACTCGGGTTTCTGTGGGCATGCGATTTAGGATGCTGTTTGAGACAGAAGAGTCTAGTGTCCGTCG ATACATGGGTACAATAACTGGCATCAGTGACTTAGATTCTGTTCGCTGGCCAAATTCTCACTGGCGCTCTGTGAAG GTTGGCTGGGATGAATCCACTGCTGGGGATAGGCAGCCAAGAGTATCATTGTGGGAGATTGAACCACTAACAACATTCCCAATGTATCCATCCCCATTCCCCCTCAGACTAAAGCGACCATGGCCATCGG GTCTCAAAGATGGTGATATGGGAATTAATTCTCCACTGATGTGGCTTCAAGGAGGGCTCGGAGACCAGGCGATGCAATCTTTGAACTTCCAGGGATTTGGAGTTTCTCCTTGGATGCAACCAAGGCTTGATGCGGCTATGGCAGGTCTACAACCCGATCTATACCAAGCAATGGCAGCCGCTGCACTTCAAGAAATGAGGGCAGTTGATTCTTCAAAAGGCTCTTCACAGTCTTTTCTGCCCTTCCAGCAATCTTCAAGTGTTTCTAATGGAGCTGCTGCTGTGCTTCAAAGACAGGTCTTGCCTCAGTCTCAAAATGCTTATCTTCAGAACTTTCAAGAAAACCAAGCTCCTGCTCAGGCTCAGGTTTTGCAACAGCAGTTGCAGCGTTATCATCCCTATAGTGATCAGaggcaacagcagcagcagcagcagcagcaacagcagcagcagcagcagcagcagcaacagcatcagcaacagcagcagcagcagcaacagcagcagcagcagcagcagcaacagcagcagcagcagcagcagcagcaacagcatcagcaacagcagcagcagcaacagcatcagcagcaacaacagcatcagcagcagcaacagcatcagcaacaacagcagctgaatcagcagcagcagcaacatcaGCTTCAACAATCCCATCATCTGCACGAATTGTCTGTTCAGCAGCAGATCCCGAATGCTATGTCTGCTCTACCTAATTTTGCCTCAATCACTCAATCCCAGTCTGCATCTATACAGTCCATCTCTTCACAATCTCAGCAGCAGAGCTTTCCTGACCCTGTTGGAATTCCTATACCTTCATCTGATGTCCCCCCTATACATAGTATATTAGGTTCGCTATCACAGGATGGAGCATCCCACTTACTTAACTTAAGTGGATCCAACTCAgcaatttcttcttccttgttatCCAAGCAGATCACTGGTGAACCACAGCTATCATCTGGAGCTGCTCAATGTGTACTTCCCCAAGTGGAACAGTCGGGAACACCACAGTCAAGTTTTTCTGAACTCACTGCCTTGCCTCCATTTCCTGGTAGAGAATATTCTGCATTCCAAGGTGGTACTGATCCCCAAAGCAATCTTTTGTTTGGGGTGAACATTGATTCATCATCTCTCATGCTGCATAATGGGATTCCAAACCTGAGAAATATTGGCAATGGAAATGATTCGTTGTCCCTGCcctttggtgcttcatataccAGTGGCACAGGCAATGACTTTCCACTTAATTCCGATATGACTACATCAAGTTGTGTAGATGAATCAGGATTCTTGCAGTCTTCAGAAAATGTGGACCAAGTAAATCCAACTCGAACCTTTGTGAAG GTTCACAAGTCAGGGTCCTTTGGGAGGTCACTGGATATTTCTAAATTCAGCAGCTATGATGAATTACGCAGTGAGCTCTCACGTATGTTTGGCCTTGAAGGTCAACTGGAGGACCGTCAGAGATCAGGCTGGCAGCTTGTATTTGTTGACAGGGAGAATGATGTTCTTCTCCTTGGTGACGACCCTTGGCA gGAATTTGTGAACAATGTGTGGTATATCAAGATACTCTCGCCTATGGAAGTGCAACAAATGGGAAAGGAAGGCCTCAACCGTGTGGCTTCTATCCCAAACAATAAGCTTTCCAATGGTAGCAACACCTGCGATGACTATGCAAGTCGACAGAAATTGAGAAACTCAAGCAATGGGTTTGCATCTTTGGGATCACTCGACTACTAA